The DNA window GATCGCCCGGCTGACATTCCTGGGCATTCCCACTGCACGAGGTGATGCGGATGTCGTCGGCCCCAAAGATGCGGGCCTCGGGCAGAATTTCACGCAGACTGACACCGGCGCGGTTTCTTGTTTGAAGCATCGTCTAAGGCCTCCTTGCCTTAGCCATCGATTGCGTAGACGCCGCTGGTCTGAGAGCGAGGCTCTCGTTGCCGGTGACGTGAGCGAATCCGTTCGATCCGACACTGGCGCAACGTCCTGCGGAAGAACCGTCCCGGGCGGACTCCGCCGCCGGCCGTCTCTTCCAAACTTGGGTCGAATTGTCGATATTTCGGAAAAAGTGTCAAGGCGGATTCTTAACGAACCGAACCCCCGAAAAACCAAGGAAAAATGGTCTGCCAGCTGCTATCATGGCGCCCTCAACGGCAGCAAAACGGGGCCTTTTTGGCCTGTTTTAGGCGTAAGATGCAAAGGGTGACGTGCGACAGGGCTCGCATGCAACGACCGGATGCGGCCAGCCAGATTTTGACAGGAGCGGCGAGCCCAGGTTTGGCAGCCAAAGCGGCCACGCGAATTACATGGCCCAACGCCATCGGCCCTGGTAAAGTTTGGGTGGCCCCATTTTTCCTCTTTATATTGATGAATTTGGTAACGTGACTTCTCCAAGTGGATGGCGAACATTTGGTGCCGACGGGATACCGATAGACTAAACTGGTATGGCGAGATTCATTTAGTCCTGAAGATGTGCTTCGGTATTTGCTAGGCTGAATTTATTTCCGAATGAGGAGTGGAGCTATGGAAACCTTAAGGCCAGTGCCTTTTCTTGGTCATGCAGAGGATGGTGTGAAAGAATGGGTTTCCTCAAACTTAGGCGAGATTTTACCTGACAAAATCGAAGTTTTGAAGTATTTGCGAAATAATTATTGCATTGCTGCTGTTCCCGCAATCGTACGAGATCCTTTTGATCCTGAGAGAATTCTTCGAGATACGCGAAATATCATCACCGATGGTGTCTGGGTATGGATTCAATCTACTGCATATTTGGTAGAGGAGTACGATCTCAAGTTGCCAGGTGAGTTTCTGACCTATGTTCGCAGTATTGACTTTCGGGTTAGCAAGGCAAGGGCAAGGAAGCAGGCTTTAGACATGGCTCACCCATGGCTCGAAGATTCTAGATTCTTTTGGCCATCCCATTTTAACGATAATGCAGGATGAACTCTGTGGAATGGGGAAATGGGGCCAGCGGCGAATGGCACAGTCGTTTTTCTTTTTGCGGATTCGGCGCGCATTCTGCTTGTTGGCAGTTGGCTATTTTCGATAAAATGCGAACTGCTGTGGGGTTGTTCTTGATGTGCGGCCTTCCCGGCGCGATAATTTTGAAAGCCCTCCCCGGCTCGTCTCACTAGCGAATCCAGGGAGGGTTTTTCTATGTCTGGTATAACCATTCAGCCGACACAAAGCACCTTTAATTTTGGCCATTGTGTCGCCGCGTTTCTCGTTCAGCCGGGTTTGCCGTTCGCCTCGATTCTCACCCGCGAACGCATTCAACGCGTGTTCACACTGCACGGCGGTTTGTTTGGACGGGTGTACTCCACCGGGGGCCAACAAGGGGGCCACCCAGACTTTAACGATCAGCGGGGATTGATGAGCCAAAGTTTGGGTGGCACCTTTTGCCCTGGTCGACTATTCCGTCTCGTTGGCTGCGCGATAGACCCAGACGCGTCCCGCGCCGTTATCGACCATAATCACGTTGAACTCCGGGTTGTAGCAGGCCATGCTGGCCCGCCGTTTTTCGTTGATATGCTCCGGACCTTGAGGCTTGACCTTCGTCCAACTTGGCGTTGCTGCGTCGTATCGCCACAGGGCGTCGGTCCCGACCAGGAAGCAGGCGTTCGCCGCCGAGTCGTAGACCATTGGACCATGCGTGTCGAATCCCACCGGTCCTTCGTCGGATTCCAGTACAAGCTTCCACTCGGAATTTTCCACATCAAAATGCCAGGTGCGCTTCGGCTTCGTTCCGGTGCGCGTCTTGAAGCCGCCATGATGAGCCACAATCAACTTGCGCTGCGCGTCGTACGCCGCGACTGCTTCTCGTTGGGGCACTGCGTCGTCGGCTAGAGCTGACGAACTACGCGCCAGTTGCTCCCAGGTCCACTCCTTCGATTCGCTATGAAAGACGCCCGACTGGGCATGGGTTTCCGTCACGTACAAGCTGCCATGCAGTTCAGGGACGTACTCCAGGATGGCGGCGGGGGAGCGTTGCAATCCCTCCGGCGCCTTGAAGAACTCCCAACGCGTTTGACCAGGATAAAAGGCCCACAGCCGCATGGGGTGACGACCGCCGTATTGGTAGTCCTTCTGTAACTCGGGATGCTGCTCCATATAAAAATCGTGCAGGTGATGATTGCCCATCACCCACAGCAGGGCGTGCAACTGAGGGTCATACGTCAGAGCCCACCAGGTGTGCACGGGATCGAAGGGGGCGCCGCGCTTGGTCATCAACTCGCCGGACTGGGGATCGAGCTTGACGAAGGCGTCGAGATACTCGCTCTTCTCCTTAGGCTCCATCCGCCGCACGCGATTGGTGTCGGGGTCCGGCTCCCACAGCAGCACCCAGGTGTTGCTCGCCAGGTCGTACTCCCAGACATCGTTCAGTTTGTGCGGGGTTCCGGCGTTGCCGCCGCAAAACAGCGCGCGGTTACGATCCGCCGCCCAAACCCACTTGAGGGAATAGTTCCGCGGCCGCGGACCGGTCAGGTGATGACGATGCTTCTTCAATTCCTCATTGATCGGCCCGGCCGTCTTTACCTCAGGAAGCCATGCCGACTCGCCGGGCTTCAAGGATGACAGGATCTCGGCGACCGCGGGGTCTCGCTCCAAGTCGTCATGAAGGGGCTCGGCCGCAGTCAAGCAGCAAGGCGCCATTAGCACGGCGGCGATTGCCGCTGGCAACACGATGCGATTCATTGACATTCTTCTCATTTCAAATGCTAGTGGTGCGTCAAAACTTAATTTTAGGGTAGACCGACTTCAGTTTGCAGCGGGCGTCGTCGATGGGCATTTGCCAGTCGACGCCGCGCTGACGGGCGTTGACATCGCGGGACCAGGCGGCAATCTCCTTGGCCAGTTTCTTGATGCTGCCGATCCTTCGACCGCTCACATATTGTCGAGTAATGCAGCTGAGTTCGTTCTCGGCCATGTTCAACCAACTGCCGTGTTTCGGCGTGTAACACCACACGATGCGTTTCACTAAGGCGCGTGCGCGTGACGGTTCAAAGACTTCGTAAAAAGCGCAGCGCGTGTGCGTGTTGAGTTTATCGCACACCAGCGTGATCTTCTCACAGTCCGCATAACGTCCTTTCAGCAACTCGGCGACCAGTAAGGCCCAGTCCGCTTTGGTTTTCGTTTCTCGAGCATACGCGTGTCGCCAGCATGCCCGCGGTTCGGTGCACATGAAAATGTTGGCGACGCCCGCCCTTTCGTATTCGTAATCGACGCGCCGCGCATGCTCGCGTGTTTCCTCGATCGGCGTTTTGACGTCCTGGATTAATTGGACAGGCTGTTCATCCATGCAAGGAACGAGGGGAAAATAACTTCGGTTTGGTAAAACACCGAGGACGTTGCGGAGAGCGAGCCTGCTTGAAATCGCGTCGTGACCTGTGCCGTAAGAGCCAGTCTGGCCGAATTCATCAAGGACGATTCGCTGCCGACCGTCCCTTTGCGCCTTTGCGCCTTTGCGTGAGATCCTCTTCGTGACAGGACCGCCAATCCGTCCTTGAACGGCGAGAAGAAAAAATGAGCCGATGGAAGAATTTCCCTCGCGTAAATGGGGACTCACGCAAAGGCGCAAAGAAGGATGAAAAAGTGTGAGAATAAATTGGCCGCGACCCTTGGGGATGTCGCGTTTCAGACTCCGACCAGATGGGGGAATGGCCGAAGTTATTTTTCCCCGACTCCTAACTGGACAACTCACTTTGAACCAAAGCCACCCGCGCGGTCGATGCGGGACAGGGCGGCCTGGAGCGTTAGACACCTTGCCTGCGACGCAGGACGTAGTTGTTCCCGGACTTTCTGCGGATCGCCCGCACACGCTGCCAGAATGCGTAAGGACTCTTCAATACCATCGTTTTCGAGATCTTCACAAGTCAGTTCGTCGAGCGGATAGTCTGGCGATGGTGCATCGCATTTGCGGAGGTGGTAGTCACAGTATCGTGCGAGACCCACACTCAGAGCCCAAGCGGCTCCCGCCTCTTTTGCGGGTGTTTCGAACAAGATCGCGCGCAAGCCGTGGTGCAACGCCGCCAGTGGCTCCTTGACGTAGAAAGTCCGGCGCGTCGGCTCTCCGGTGACATCACTGGTTCTGAGCGCCGTCATGAGTTTCTCGATGCGATGCGACTCACCGCTGTGCGCCAGATTAGACCAGCCAGCTTCGAGAGCCTTGTCATAGATTGCCTTAGTTGGGGGCGATGCGAGTTGTTTAACAACCGGACGCACCCTTTCGGCGCACGCCATACAGAACGCCGCCGCATCGGACTTGGACAACTGGAACAGCCCCGACTCTTCCATTTTCTGTTTGAGTGTCTTCATAAGTGCATTGTACCGGCGGCAGATACCGGTCGCAAAATAAACCCGAAAGGGGCGGCCAGCAAAAGGGGCCACCCAGATCTTGGCTCACTAATGGTCTCTGATCATCGAAGTCTGGGGGCCCCTTTGCCCCAGGGCTTTAAAGCTAGCACTTCTTGCGTTTAGCAAGAATTTTGGCGGTGGAAACGTGGGGTTGGTCGTTCCGTTTGGTTCGCTTCGGCGGCGGGCGTTTTGGGCCGCGTTTGTGTTTCTGAAAGGCGGATAGACGCACGTTCCCCGCCAACTCCACTAACATTTTTGATAACTGTTTCAGCGTCAAAGGCGACAGCGCTTCGCGCCATTCATCTTCCGGGATGGCGATCATCATGCCGCGCCACACCATGCTCATTTCATCCGCCATGTAGTAGAAGGAAAAATTCTTCTCAATCTTTTCCACGCCGTGCGCCGCCCGCAGCGCGGCTTTCACTACAGCCAACGCATTGAAAATCACCAGTCCCAGGCTAAAACCGAATAACGCCGCCGGCGGATAGCCCAGCGTGTTGATCTCGTTGTTGAGCGACAGTCGCAGTTCGTTGAAGGCGGCTTCAATGCTCCAGCGCGTGCGGTATGTGTCAGAGATTGTCACTGCGTCGACGTCCGCCGGCAGATTGGAAAGGATGTGAATCTCCTGTTCTCCGCCACGGCCCGATTGGAACAATTCGACGCTGATGCGGCGAGCCGGCAGCTTGGCGCCAAAGTCGTCGGTGATCAGAATGGACTGCTCGAAGACTTGGCCCGTTTCGCTTTCGCCCCGTAAAACACGGTCTCCCGTGGGCTTCCAGCGGACATTCGCGGCGTGTTGCCGAATGACGAAAAACGCTTCATTCAAGGCGATCTCTTGGAGGAACACCGACGTGCAGAAATTGCGATCGGCGACCCACACCTCGCCTGGCACCAAGCGATTGATCAACTCGATCAGCAGCGAACGCTCTTGCGCATGGCCGTCTTCCGCCAGTTCCACATCGTCGATGAGACCGAGTTGGGGGTCGAGCACCGCCAGCACCACGCCTGGCAAAGGACCGGCGGCGATGGTCCGTAACTCCTGGATGCGATGCTGCGTGGCGCCGGGATGATTGCCGTCCAGGATGCGCACGCGATAACCGGGCAACAGGCTGGGACGGGCGCTGTTCATCGGCTCGATCAGTTCCCGAAACAGCGTCGCCGTCTCGCGCACCAACGCGGCGGACACCAGCGGCTCAACGCCGTTGAGTTTGTCATAGACGCTGTTCACGGAGACGGAGATATCTTGCTTGCAAGCTTGATAAGCGGCGTTGGTGCTTTTGCGAGTTTTGGCGACCACCATGCCCATCAAATTGACCAACACCGAAAACGACAATTCCGACACCCGTTGCGACACAGCATGGTCGGCGAAGATCTGATCCAACCGATCCGGCGTCAAGGCCGCACCGAGCGCCGCTTTGGTCATGACGGGGATGGGACCCTCCTTTTCAAACCGCGCAAACACCTCGCCGAGAATCATGATACGCCTCCGAATTGCCGTAAATGGTTAGTTCTACTGCAATTATTGCAATCCGAGCCAACGCGTCACCCCACACCGCCGGGGAGGTGGTGCTAGCTTTAAAGCCCTGCCCTTTGCCCCTTGGTGGCCTGTTTTGCTTGCGTGATGGACTCGCCCTGCCGTTGTTGAGGTAAGACGGCACAAAATGGATGACTGACTGCTAGAATGCCATTGACCGTTGGCAGGTGCTTTTGGGAGAGGCAAATGGATCCAGCAGAGTTTCAACGCATCGACGACGAAGTAGACAAGGTGGCGGAGGCCGTCGACGAATTGCTCAACAGTGAGGCCGCTCAACCACTGAAGAAGGCATTGGCTGATCTGTATAATTCGGGCGGAAAACGCTACTCAGCCAGTTTGAATATCGTTGTGGCTATATTCGACGAGGTGGCGGAGCGAGGGATGTCGCTGCTGACCACTGGCGTTGGCGTGTCGGAAGCCGGAGAGATTTTTCGAACATGGGGCGATTCTTCACCGCAGCGATACATCACTGACGGCGAGATTCAAGTGGCGCCCCACAACTACTGCCCGCGGTGCTGGGGTGAGTGGGACTTCAAGCTTGAACATCGAGAGTGCCGGCATTGCGGCGCCGTCATGGGCGAGCACGTCAAACTGCTGCTGGACAGCGATGTTTGTCCGCACTGCGAGGCGGGAAAGATTTCCGCCTCATCGCCAAAATGCGACCAGTGCGGATTTGAAGTTGATCCAAAGCTGGCGGTGTGGGGTTAAACTGTTCCACGGTAGCACCTTCCGGCGCAGTCCCGTTCTCCCATGCAGGGCGCGGAACCGAAAGAGGCGTCCAGATTCAGAGACGCTCAATTTTTATAGAATCGGCGGGGTTGATGAGCCAGAGTCGGGACGGCCCTGGTGCTGCGCCGAATCGCTCTATAATGGCTGGCTCTACTTCCGGGGCCGCTTCCTCTGTGCTGGGCGGCTGCTTGCCTGGCGGAGACGATTTGGCTTGAGGAGTTGGTCGATATGTGGATCTGGATTCTGCGAATTTTCGGCGTGCTGGGGATTGTACTCAGCCTGCTTCCGCTGTTGCCGACCGGGTTTTGGTTTGTGCGTGGCTGGGATCTTCCGCGGTTTCAACTGGCTATGGTGCTGCTCGTTCTGCTGGCGGTGACCGTCGCGATTCGAGCGCGCTTCCCGTCGACGACGGAGCTGTGTGCATGGCTGACGTTGTTGAGTCTGGTGTTCCTCTGGCAAGCCGCTCACGTGGTTCCGTTTACGCCGTTGTGGACGAAGGAGGTCCAAACAGCGAGGATCGACCAGGACGCTTTTCGGTTGCTCACCGTCAACCTGGATTATGAGAGCGATGCTTATGACGTGGTTGCCGGCGAAATACTCGCCCTCGATCCCGACGTTCTGGTGCTGGTGGAAATTGACCAGGGCTGGCAGGACGGCCTGTCGCGCGTGCGCAGTGAATACCCGTTCGCCCAGGAGGAGATTCGCGGCGAAGGTTTGGGGATGGCCATCTGGAGCAAATGGCCGCTGCAGAAATCGCGGACGCGTTTTCTGGTGGAAGATCGCCGCCCTACCATTTGGACGGAGGTTGTTTTTGAAAACGCCGTGGTCAATCTGGTGGCCGTCCATCCCACGCCGCCGGGTTTGCGGGATTCGACCGGGGAAGAGCGACGCGACAGTCGCGTCCGCGACGCCGAGCTAGTGCTGGTAGCCAGGGAGATCGCTGATCGCCCTGCGGAGTCCTGGATTGTCGCTGGCGACTTCAACGACGTCGCATGGTCGCACACGACACGACTCTTCCAGCGGCTCAGCGGCCTGCGCGACCCGCGCGTCGGCCGCAGCTTCATGGGCACCTTTCCTGCCGACTATCCGTTCCTGCGCGTGCCGATCGATCACGTGTTTGTCTCGGACGCCTTTGCGGTGAAAGAGCTGGCCCGGCACAAAATCACCGGTTCCGATCACTTCGGCGTATCCGCCTCGCTGGTCATCGAAAACAAGTCGGCGGGCGTGACGCCGGAGCCCCAGGGCGACGACCACCAGGAAGCCGCAGAAATCGTCGAAGAAGGAAAGCAGGACGCCGAAGAACGGGACGTCTCGCCAGAAAGGTAAAGCAGGGCCGGGCGAATCATCCCCATTTCACCATCCCCAAAGAATGAGCGACGTATGACTGTCGGAAATCGACGGATCGTCGTCTTTCACTTCGTGAAAGAACGCGTACTTTCGCGGAGCGAAAGGCGACCTTCT is part of the Lignipirellula cremea genome and encodes:
- a CDS encoding transposase, which produces MSPHLREGNSSIGSFFLLAVQGRIGGPVTKRISRKGAKAQRDGRQRIVLDEFGQTGSYGTGHDAISSRLALRNVLGVLPNRSYFPLVPCMDEQPVQLIQDVKTPIEETREHARRVDYEYERAGVANIFMCTEPRACWRHAYARETKTKADWALLVAELLKGRYADCEKITLVCDKLNTHTRCAFYEVFEPSRARALVKRIVWCYTPKHGSWLNMAENELSCITRQYVSGRRIGSIKKLAKEIAAWSRDVNARQRGVDWQMPIDDARCKLKSVYPKIKF
- a CDS encoding transposase, encoding MILGEVFARFEKEGPIPVMTKAALGAALTPDRLDQIFADHAVSQRVSELSFSVLVNLMGMVVAKTRKSTNAAYQACKQDISVSVNSVYDKLNGVEPLVSAALVRETATLFRELIEPMNSARPSLLPGYRVRILDGNHPGATQHRIQELRTIAAGPLPGVVLAVLDPQLGLIDDVELAEDGHAQERSLLIELINRLVPGEVWVADRNFCTSVFLQEIALNEAFFVIRQHAANVRWKPTGDRVLRGESETGQVFEQSILITDDFGAKLPARRISVELFQSGRGGEQEIHILSNLPADVDAVTISDTYRTRWSIEAAFNELRLSLNNEINTLGYPPAALFGFSLGLVIFNALAVVKAALRAAHGVEKIEKNFSFYYMADEMSMVWRGMMIAIPEDEWREALSPLTLKQLSKMLVELAGNVRLSAFQKHKRGPKRPPPKRTKRNDQPHVSTAKILAKRKKC
- a CDS encoding endonuclease/exonuclease/phosphatase family protein, which gives rise to MWIWILRIFGVLGIVLSLLPLLPTGFWFVRGWDLPRFQLAMVLLVLLAVTVAIRARFPSTTELCAWLTLLSLVFLWQAAHVVPFTPLWTKEVQTARIDQDAFRLLTVNLDYESDAYDVVAGEILALDPDVLVLVEIDQGWQDGLSRVRSEYPFAQEEIRGEGLGMAIWSKWPLQKSRTRFLVEDRRPTIWTEVVFENAVVNLVAVHPTPPGLRDSTGEERRDSRVRDAELVLVAREIADRPAESWIVAGDFNDVAWSHTTRLFQRLSGLRDPRVGRSFMGTFPADYPFLRVPIDHVFVSDAFAVKELARHKITGSDHFGVSASLVIENKSAGVTPEPQGDDHQEAAEIVEEGKQDAEERDVSPER